The Dermacentor albipictus isolate Rhodes 1998 colony chromosome 2, USDA_Dalb.pri_finalv2, whole genome shotgun sequence genome has a segment encoding these proteins:
- the LOC135910948 gene encoding cuticle protein 12.5-like produces MQIRACIVLALATSAFAGFVGTAGYGVGLAAAPAVATVAHAAPVATYAAAPAVTKVSTTYAAAPAVATVAHAPVATAVAAPAVASYAVAPAVTRVATVAHAAPVATYAVAPAVTAVHAAPVVAAAPAVAHVTTYAAAPAVAAVHAVPAVATTTVHHVPAVATVAHVAPAVAAYHAAPVYYGYGVGTLGYGAGHYGYGHGLLGYGLNYGYGLGTPFHYGALLRKK; encoded by the exons atgcag ATCCGTGCCTGCATTGTCCTGGCTCTGGCCACCAGCGCTTTCGCTGGTTTTGTCGGCACCGCCGGCTATGGCGTTGGCCTGGCCGCTGCTCCAGCTGTGGCCACCGTTGCCCACGCTGCCCCAGTTGCTACCTATGCCGCTGCTCCAGCCGTGACTAAGGTTTCCACCACTTATGCTGCTGCTCCAGCTGTCGCCACTGTAGCTCACGCACCAGTTGCCACCGCAGTCGCTGCCCCAGCCGTCGCCTCCTACGCTGTTGCTCCAGCAGTGACCAGGGTCGCCACTGTCGCCCACGCTGCCCCAGTCGCTACCTACGCTGTTGCTCCAGCTGTGACAGCCGTGCACGCTGCCCCAGTTGTCGCTGCTGCTCCAGCTGTGGCCCATGTCACCACCTACGCCGCGGCCCCAGCTGTTGCTGCCGTGCACGCTGTCCCAGCTGTTGCCACTACCACCGTCCACCACGTGCCAGCTGTGGCCACCGTTGCCCACGTGGCCCCAGCAGTCGCTGCCTACCATGCCGCTCCAGTCTACTACGGCTACGGCGTTGGTACCCTCGGCTACGGTGCTGGCCACTACGGCTACGGCCATGGTCTCCTCGGCTACGGCCTGAACTACGGCTATGGTCTTGGCACTCCATTCCACTACGGCGCTCTTCTCCGCAAGAAGT AA